TGGCCAGCCGTTCCTTAACCGCTTCGCTCCAGCCCGACAGCCGCATCTGTGTTACGATTTTTTGGGTCTCCGTTCTAATCACTCTAATCACTCCACTTGCTTCAAAACGCTCCATTGAACATTTTGAACCTTCTTGGAGTAAATTGTACCTTTCTAATCACTTATCTTTCAAGGTGCGCGGCGGTTTGACGGTTACGATGGAATAGGCTATCTATCCATGTTACGTAATACGACAAAGGCACAGTTTCTTATCACTGTGCCAAAAGTTAAAGTCCAAGCAGCTATATTACCAACATATTTTCTAGCAAAATCAAGTTTAGTATTTTTTTATATATTCTTCCCAAGTATCCGGGTAACGCTTTTTTATATACTCAAGTGTTCGCTTAGGAATTTTAGTATTCCAATAATTTACCCCTTGTCGCGCAAATTCTTGAACTATCTCCATTTTTATTTTGTATTCTTTGGAGTTTAAATCATAAATCCAATCCCGTAAGATATCAACTGGATAAAATTGATCATTAGGGTTATCACCAGGCATTGTAGTATTTTTCGATCGATAATAAGGTTCATTTACTTTTGCTTTTTTCTCCACAATTAAATAATAGGCATATTGCACCCCTTCTAAAGTAGCATATGCACTTCCTGCATCTAATGCCGTAATCGCCGCTGTATCTCCCGATTCTGTTTTATGGTTAATATCAGCACCTGCCTCCACTAGAGCTTTTGTTTTCTCAATACCACATGGAATTGAATTCATCAATGGACTAATCCCTGTTTCTCTATCAGTTTTACCGCTGCTAACATAATTGATGTTTGGATTCGCGCCATAGCGCAGTAAAAGTTTTACATACTTCGGATCTTTTTTGTAATCATTATCGATCCAAGAGTATTCTGCCGCCACAAAAAGCGGGGTTTGTCCTCCAAATATATTAGCCGAGGCAATATTGGGATCAGCTCCACATTTTAGTAATGACTCTGCCGATTTGTACTTCTCCGTTCCCACGGCCCATAATAACAAAGTAGCGCCATACTTCGGTTCCTGGTAATTTAATAAATTTGGTTTGCTTTTAGCTATTCTTTCGATCTTCCCGGTATTTTGATCTTTTACGGCTAATGCTAATTCCCATGCCGGAGTATCTTTATAAATACGGATATCAAAAATTTCATAGCCCTCCTTATTTGCTGCTTTGCTATTATTCAATTGATAAAGACATAATATAACAGCAAATATTGATAAAATTACAATTATTTTTTTAGCCATTGTTCTATTACATTCCTTCCCATTCGCTTATTGCCTTCTTTACTCCAGCCATTGAATGATTGTAAAGCGGATTCCAAGATTGTTGCGGTAAATAAACTACATTATCAAT
Above is a genomic segment from Hydrogenispora ethanolica containing:
- a CDS encoding ankyrin repeat domain-containing protein gives rise to the protein MAKKIIVILSIFAVILCLYQLNNSKAANKEGYEIFDIRIYKDTPAWELALAVKDQNTGKIERIAKSKPNLLNYQEPKYGATLLLWAVGTEKYKSAESLLKCGADPNIASANIFGGQTPLFVAAEYSWIDNDYKKDPKYVKLLLRYGANPNINYVSSGKTDRETGISPLMNSIPCGIEKTKALVEAGADINHKTESGDTAAITALDAGSAYATLEGVQYAYYLIVEKKAKVNEPYYRSKNTTMPGDNPNDQFYPVDILRDWIYDLNSKEYKIKMEIVQEFARQGVNYWNTKIPKRTLEYIKKRYPDTWEEYIKKY